DNA from Massilia antarctica:
GGTTTTGGCACCCACGGCCACCGCGACATGGAGATTATTTCCTACGTGCTGGAAGGGGCGCTGGAACACAAGGACAGCATGGGGACCGGCTCGGTGTTGCACTATGGCGATGTGCAGCGGATGAGCGCGGGGACCGGCGTGCGGCACAGCGAGTTCAACGGCTCGGCGACGGAACCGGTGCACTTTCTGCAAATCTGGATCCAGCCGAACGTGACGGGCATCGCCCCGAGCTACGAGGAAAAGCACTTCACGCCGGAGAGCAAAATCGGCCAGCTGCGCCTGATTGCGTCGAGCGATGGACGCCAGGATTCGGTGCTGATCCACCAGGATGGCGCGATTTATGCGGGTATTCTGAATGGCGGCGCGGCGCTCGAGCACCCGCTGGCGCAGGGGCGCACCGGCTATGTGCACCTGATTCGCGGGTCGCTGACGGTCAACGGGATGCGGCTTAACGGCGGTGACGCCATGAAATTGACGCAGGAGAGCGCGGTCAGGATCGAGCACGCCGAGGCGGCCGAAGTGCTGCTGTTCGACTTGCCGTATTAAACCGAGGCCACGGGGGTGCGGCATGGCGCGCACCCGTGGCCCGGCGCAGCGCGCTGGAGCATGGTTATCAGATGCATATGGCCAAACCGATGCAAGCGGCGCAACTGTCAGCCGTGCTGTCAGGCCTTCTTTCCTGAAAAAGCAACACCTGACATGCAGCGCCGGCGAACACCCCGGACGGATGACGCCGCCATGGTATCGTTTTAGACAATGCCACCCGCTAGCGCTGCCGACTTGCCAATTCAATCACTGAATTAGTATATTTTGCCGAACCCATGAAAGTCCGCTCCCATATTGCCTTGCTGGTGGCCGCCATTCTGGTGCCGATCGTGCTGCTCTCCATCGTGGCGATTTCGGTCCTGCTCGCCGCCGAGCGCAAGGCCGCGCTCAGGGGCATGGAGGAGCTCGCCCGCACGACCGTGCTGATCATGGACCAGGAGATGTTGGTCGCCAGGGCAACCGCACAGGCCCTGGCCACGTCGCGCAGCCTAGCGCGCGGCGACTTCGCCGATTTTTACGAGCAGGCGCAAAGGGCCAATGCCGGCCATGCCATGCAGACCGCCTTCATCGGCGAACAGGGCCAGCAGCTCTTCAATACCATCCGCCCCTACGGCGCCCCGATCGCACCACCGGCAGAGCTGGTGAAAGCGCGGGTCGCTGGTGTGTTCCAAGGCGGCGCCCCGGCCTACAGCAACCTGATCAAAGGCAGCGCCACCAAACAGTATGTCGTCAGCCTGGAGTATCCGGTCGTGATCGCGGACGGGCGACGGTTCCTGATCAGTCAGTGGCTGTTTTCAAGCAGGTTGAACGAGCTGCTGCCGGCGAAAAACATCCCAGCGTCATGGCTCATTTCCGTCTTCGACCGGCAAGGCATTACCATCGCCCGCAACAAGGGCGCGCAGCAGTATGTGGGGCAAGCGCCCAAGGCCAAAGTGCAGCGGGCGATCTTGGCGCGCCACGAAGGCATTTCGCGCAGCTACATTCGCGAAGGCACGGAAATGTACGGCGCCTGGGCGATTTCCCCCACGACCGGCTGGAGCGTCGGCATCGGCGTGCCGGTGGACGAAGTCGAGCATGCCGCCGTCAAATCGGTGGCCCTGACCGCGCTCGGCTTTGTCCTTACCATCGTCTCGGCCATCACCGGAGCCATCCTGTTCAGCCGGCGGCTGATAGGAGCGATCGACAAGGCCTCCCGCGCTGCCGAACTGATCGGGCAGCGCCAGATCCCGCCGCTGGAAACCTTGCCGGTTACAGAAATGAACCAGCTGCAAGTATCCCTGCACCAGGCCGGCAGCCTGCTCAGGGATAGCGAAGCCGAACGCAACGAACACCTTGCCGCGGCCCAGAGCGCGCGCGCGGCGGCTGAACAAGCCCAGGCTGTGGCGGAAGCGCAAAACCAAGCCAAGGATGAATTCCTGGCGATGCTGGGACACGAATTACGCAATCCACTCGCTGCGATCACCTCGGGTGTGACACTGTTGAGCATGCGGGGCACCGATGCAGCGCGGGCCGCCAAGGCGACCGCCATCATCGAGCGCCAGACCCGCCACCTGGTCCACCTGGTCGACGAGTTGCTCGACGCCCACCGCATCCTGAGCGGCAAGCTGACCCTGTCGAAAACCGCACTCGACCTGGCCGGGGCGGTGGAGTCCTGCCTGGCCGCGTTCGAGGCGCGCGGCGCCATGCGCAGCCACCGCATCACCTGCACCTTGGCGCCCCTGGTGATAGAAGCGGACCCGACCCGTCTCGAACAAATGGTCAGCAATCTGCTCGACAATGCATTGAAATATACGCCCGAAGGGGGACTCATCCACATAACGGTGGCCGCCGACGATAGCATGGCGGTCTTGTCGGTGGCCGACAGCGGGGTCGGCCTGTCCGAGGAACTGTTGCCGCATGTATTCGACGTCTTCGTTCAAGGCAAGGTCATCAACCGGTCGAAAGGCGGCTTGGGCATCGGGCTGGCGGTCGTCAATTCGCTCGCCAAACAGCATGACGCCATCTTGCTGGCCGAGAGCGCCGGCGCCGGCCTGGGCAGCACGTTCTCGATCCGTTTCCCGCTCGCCGCGGCGGCGCCCGCCACGCCGGCCGCCAGCCGGACCGGGAGCGCCGGGCACAAGGGCGCGATCCTGGTGATCGAGGACAATCGCGATGTACGTGAAATGATGTGCAGCCTGCTCACCGAGCTGGGCTTCCAGGTCTTGTCGGCCGAGAGCGGGAAACAAGGCATCCAAACAGCCGTGGCCATCCTGCCCGACGTGGCCCTGGTCGACATCGACCTGCCGGACATGTCCGGCTACGACATCGCGCGCACACTCAAAGGCGCGGCGCGGACCGAGGTCATCCGCCTTATTGCCGTGACAGGGTATGGACAGGAATCGGACCGCCGCGCTGCATTGTCCAGCGGGTTCGACGGCCATTTGAAAAAGCCGGTGCGCATCGAGGATGTGCTCGCCGCGATCGGCCCGCTGCCAGGGCGCTAAGGCCGGTGTGGATACCGGCACCGGACGTCGGCACCGGTGCCGCGGCCCTAGCTGGCCACCGCGCGCAGGCGCTTGGCCACATCGGCCATGCGGTAAGGCTTGGTGATCAGGTCGAACTGCCCGAGCGCGTCGCCGAAGCGCTCGCGCAGCGGGCCACTCATGTAGCCTGAAGTCAGCAGGATGTTAATCCCGGGCACAAGCTCCCTGGCCGCTTGCGCCAGTGCCACGCCGTCCATGTCGGGCATCACCACATCGGTAAACAACACCTTGATATCGGCATGCTGCTGCAACAGATGTATCGCTTCCGCCGCGCTGTTGGCGGCGATCGCCTCGTAACCGAGGCTTTGAAAGATGGCCACGGTCATGTCGAGCACATCGGGCTGGTCATCGACGATGAGTGCCTTGTCGAGACCTGCCGCTTCGGCTTCGGTCCCCGGTCGCGCGACCTGCTCCGGGAAATATAGGGAAATCGCGGTACCTTGTCCCGGCGCCGACTCGATGGTCACGTGTCCGCCGGACTGCTGCGTCAAGCCATACACCTGGCTCAGGCCCAGGCCGGTGCCCTTGCCCACCGCCTTGGTGGTGAAAAACGGTTCGAGCGCACGGCGGGCAACCTCTGGTGTCATGCCGGTGCCGTTATCGCGGACGGTTATGACCGCATACGGGCCGGAAGGGAGCTGATCGACTTGGTTCTCTTCAAGGAAGGCGTGGCGCGTTTCCAGGGAAATGGTGCCGCTTTCACCGACCGCGTCGCGCGCATTGATCACCAGGTTCAGGAGCGCCGCCTCGAACTGCGAGACATCGGTCAGGACTTTTCCCACCGGCCCCTTCCGAATCACGAAGCTGGCCGAGTTGGGCACTGCGCGCCGCAACACGGCTTCGAACGAGGCGATGATCTGGCTAACGTCGAGCACTTCGAGGGTCAGCGGCTGCTGGCGCGCGAATGCCAGCAATTGGCCGGTCAGCGCGGCGCCCTGCTGCGCGGCGCGCTCCATGCTGTCGATGATCTTGCGGTGCTGCCCGATATCGGCCGAGGTCGCGCGCATCAAGTCGATACCGCTGCAAATCACGTTCAACAGGTTATTAAAGTCGTGCGCGATACCGCCCGTCAGCTTGCCGATGGCTTCCAGCTTTTGCGATTGCGCCAGCGCTTCGCGGGTGCGTTCGAGCATCAGCGCCGCCTCGCGCCGCTCGGTGATATCGCGCGTGATCTTGGCAAAGCCAATGAGCCGCCTGGCCGAGTCGAAGACCGGATCGATCACCACGTGGGCCCAGAAGCGCGTGCCGTCGCCGCGCACGCGCCAGCCTTCGGTCTCGTAGCGGCCCTCGCGCTCGGCTGTGCCCAGCGCGATCTCGGGAATGCCGCTGCGCTTGTCCTCATCGGTGTAAAAGCGCGAAAAATGACTGCCTTTGACTTGGTCGAACTCGAGCCGCTTGATGCGCTTGGCGCCCTCGTTCCAGTTGGTGATCAGCCCCTCGGGCGACAACATATAGATGGCGTAGTCGGTCACGCTCTGCACCAGCAGCCGGAAGCGCTCTTCGCTGGCGTGCAGCGCTTCGGCGGTGCGGCGCGTTTCCGTGATATCGCGCGTGATCTTCGTGTATCCCAACAGCACGTCGTCGGCGCCGAAGATGGGATCGATCACGACGCTGGCCCAGAACAGGGTCCCGTCCTTGCGCACGCGCCAACCTTCATCCTCGAATTTGCCGGCGGTGCGCGCCAGATGCAGCGCCTTGAGCGGCACGCCGCGCGCCTTGTCCTCGGCCGTGTAAAAAGTTGAAAAGTGCTTGCCGATGATTTCATCCGGCTTGTAGCCCTTGAACAATTCCGCACCCGCGTTCCAGCTCACCACGTCGCCATCGGCCGAGAGCATGTAGATCGCGTAATCGGTGACCTTGGAAATGAACAGCTTCAGGCGGTCGGCCTCAAGATAGGATTGGGACATGGCAATTATATGTATAAAAACACAATTATACTCCGTTTTGTCCACCCTACATTTCCGCTTGGAACGTCAACGCCAGGGAGGGCGGCTCTCTTGCACGATACGTGAATGGCCAATTCGTGGCGCGCTCTAGCGCGGCGTTTAGAGCCCCTTCCCCAACGGCCGCCTGGGTTTTCCGCTACACTTGCGGCTACAGCAATAGATTTGAGAACAGGCCATGCCCTCCCCCGTCACTGAAGAACTCCTCGATTACACCACCTCGTGCGCCTTGCCCACTCCCTGGGCGCAGTTCACCTTGCACGCCTTTGTCGAGCACGCAACGGGCAAGGAGCACCTGGCGATGACCCTGGGCGACATCGGCAACGGCGAACCGGTGCTGGCGCGCGTGCATTCCGAATGCCTGACCGGCGACGTGCTATTTTCGCAACGCTGCGATTGCGGCGCCCAGCTCGAAGGCGCGCTCAAGCGCATCGCCGAGGAAGGCCGCGGCATCCTGCTCTACCTGCGCCAGGAAGGACGCGGCATCGGCCTGGTCAACAAGATGCGCGCCTACCGCCTGCAGGAAGCCGGTGCCGATACGGTCGAGGCCAACCTGGCCCTGGGCTTTCACGCCGACGCCCGCAATTACGAACTGTGCCAGCCGATGTTCGGCCATTTCGGCATCCACGCGCTGCGCCTGATGACCAACAATCCGCGCAAGATCGATGCCATGGAAAAACTCGGCGTCAAGGTCAGCGAACGGGTGCCGCTGCTGGTGAACCGCAACGCCTTCAATAACAGCTACCTGAACACCAAGGAAGCCAAGCTCGGCCACATGATGACCCCGCTCGCAGAGCCGGTCGCGCAGGACGGCGAACTGTAAGGGAAACCGAAAGGCGCGCAAATAAGCTAAGCTGGTGGCAAGATAGCGGAAACAGCTCTTGCCACCGAAGGATTGCATGAAATTTGTCAATGCCGCCGTGCTTGCTTATTGCTTC
Protein-coding regions in this window:
- a CDS encoding pirin family protein, giving the protein MLEIRQGAERGNANHGWLQSKHTFSFGHYHDPKHTGFGPLLVINEDKVAPSQGFGTHGHRDMEIISYVLEGALEHKDSMGTGSVLHYGDVQRMSAGTGVRHSEFNGSATEPVHFLQIWIQPNVTGIAPSYEEKHFTPESKIGQLRLIASSDGRQDSVLIHQDGAIYAGILNGGAALEHPLAQGRTGYVHLIRGSLTVNGMRLNGGDAMKLTQESAVRIEHAEAAEVLLFDLPY
- a CDS encoding hybrid sensor histidine kinase/response regulator; this translates as MKVRSHIALLVAAILVPIVLLSIVAISVLLAAERKAALRGMEELARTTVLIMDQEMLVARATAQALATSRSLARGDFADFYEQAQRANAGHAMQTAFIGEQGQQLFNTIRPYGAPIAPPAELVKARVAGVFQGGAPAYSNLIKGSATKQYVVSLEYPVVIADGRRFLISQWLFSSRLNELLPAKNIPASWLISVFDRQGITIARNKGAQQYVGQAPKAKVQRAILARHEGISRSYIREGTEMYGAWAISPTTGWSVGIGVPVDEVEHAAVKSVALTALGFVLTIVSAITGAILFSRRLIGAIDKASRAAELIGQRQIPPLETLPVTEMNQLQVSLHQAGSLLRDSEAERNEHLAAAQSARAAAEQAQAVAEAQNQAKDEFLAMLGHELRNPLAAITSGVTLLSMRGTDAARAAKATAIIERQTRHLVHLVDELLDAHRILSGKLTLSKTALDLAGAVESCLAAFEARGAMRSHRITCTLAPLVIEADPTRLEQMVSNLLDNALKYTPEGGLIHITVAADDSMAVLSVADSGVGLSEELLPHVFDVFVQGKVINRSKGGLGIGLAVVNSLAKQHDAILLAESAGAGLGSTFSIRFPLAAAAPATPAASRTGSAGHKGAILVIEDNRDVREMMCSLLTELGFQVLSAESGKQGIQTAVAILPDVALVDIDLPDMSGYDIARTLKGAARTEVIRLIAVTGYGQESDRRAALSSGFDGHLKKPVRIEDVLAAIGPLPGR
- a CDS encoding hybrid sensor histidine kinase/response regulator yields the protein MSQSYLEADRLKLFISKVTDYAIYMLSADGDVVSWNAGAELFKGYKPDEIIGKHFSTFYTAEDKARGVPLKALHLARTAGKFEDEGWRVRKDGTLFWASVVIDPIFGADDVLLGYTKITRDITETRRTAEALHASEERFRLLVQSVTDYAIYMLSPEGLITNWNEGAKRIKRLEFDQVKGSHFSRFYTDEDKRSGIPEIALGTAEREGRYETEGWRVRGDGTRFWAHVVIDPVFDSARRLIGFAKITRDITERREAALMLERTREALAQSQKLEAIGKLTGGIAHDFNNLLNVICSGIDLMRATSADIGQHRKIIDSMERAAQQGAALTGQLLAFARQQPLTLEVLDVSQIIASFEAVLRRAVPNSASFVIRKGPVGKVLTDVSQFEAALLNLVINARDAVGESGTISLETRHAFLEENQVDQLPSGPYAVITVRDNGTGMTPEVARRALEPFFTTKAVGKGTGLGLSQVYGLTQQSGGHVTIESAPGQGTAISLYFPEQVARPGTEAEAAGLDKALIVDDQPDVLDMTVAIFQSLGYEAIAANSAAEAIHLLQQHADIKVLFTDVVMPDMDGVALAQAARELVPGINILLTSGYMSGPLRERFGDALGQFDLITKPYRMADVAKRLRAVAS
- the ribA gene encoding GTP cyclohydrolase II encodes the protein MPSPVTEELLDYTTSCALPTPWAQFTLHAFVEHATGKEHLAMTLGDIGNGEPVLARVHSECLTGDVLFSQRCDCGAQLEGALKRIAEEGRGILLYLRQEGRGIGLVNKMRAYRLQEAGADTVEANLALGFHADARNYELCQPMFGHFGIHALRLMTNNPRKIDAMEKLGVKVSERVPLLVNRNAFNNSYLNTKEAKLGHMMTPLAEPVAQDGEL